A region of Micromonospora chokoriensis DNA encodes the following proteins:
- a CDS encoding nuclear transport factor 2 family protein — MARQTAHAYVDLLERRDWSGLAALLTDDVVYEMPQTRERIRGRDAFLRFNTDYPGEWHLRPRRVIADGRLAALLLDVRVGAEQAEACVWLEMSERGLISKVIDYWPEPYDPPPGREHLVERW, encoded by the coding sequence ATGGCCCGGCAGACCGCCCACGCCTACGTCGATCTTCTGGAGCGTCGCGACTGGTCCGGGTTGGCTGCCCTGCTCACCGACGATGTGGTCTACGAGATGCCGCAGACTCGGGAGCGCATCCGCGGCAGGGACGCGTTCCTGCGGTTCAACACCGACTATCCCGGCGAGTGGCACCTCCGACCGCGACGGGTGATCGCCGACGGTCGCCTCGCTGCCCTGTTGCTCGACGTCCGCGTCGGCGCCGAGCAGGCGGAGGCGTGCGTGTGGCTGGAGATGTCCGAGCGCGGGCTGATCAGCAAGGTCATCGACTACTGGCCCGAGCCGTACGATCCGCCGCCGGGCCGGGAGCACCTCGTGGAGCGGTGGTGA
- a CDS encoding DUF1737 domain-containing protein has product MSDFTKPLGYRLITGPDDADFCARVSALLDQGYRLHGSPALTFDGERVIAAQAVVLPHPVSAEAPLESVT; this is encoded by the coding sequence GTGTCGGACTTCACGAAACCGCTCGGCTACCGCCTCATCACCGGGCCCGACGACGCTGATTTCTGCGCCCGCGTCAGCGCCCTTCTCGATCAGGGCTATCGGCTGCACGGGTCGCCGGCGCTGACCTTCGACGGCGAACGCGTCATCGCCGCTCAGGCGGTGGTGTTGCCGCACCCGGTCAGCGCCGAGGCACCCCTGGAAAGCGTCACGTAG
- a CDS encoding S9 family peptidase has protein sequence MDFPELAARTHRFSHGAPRAVSVAEDGSRVIFLRSAGPEDPADALWLLDVATAEERLVADPETLLGEDGDVRSLSPGERALRERLRLSAAGIGSYALDAAGRVAVFALAGRLFRADLVHGDVVEVAAVGPVLDPRPDPTGQRLAYVTDAAEGVRRGELRVIEADGTDTLLAGEDAGVSWGLAEHIAAEEFGRYRGYWWAPDGRMVLAARVDESRLERWHLHDPAQPASPPTAVAYPRAGGPNAEVSLHLLDLDDGWVDVHWDRETYPYLTGVSWVEGSPLITVLRRSQQHGLVLAVDPRTGETQVHAELADPRWVEPIAGTPAHLPDGRVLVGGELAHDGYDARCLFADGTLLTPPSLYVRRVVGRLPAASGPADLLVEASDGEPSERHLFRIRTTIGGGVDARRLTTDSGWYTAAVGGDVLAVGVASLDHAGVRWTVRRGDQELAELRSFAANPPYSPLPLLERVTDRRLPAAVLYPDNHVTGRRLPVLLDIYGGPGHQEVVAARAAWLERQWWADAGFAVVTIDNRGTPGVAPSFEKAIHRRVADVILTDQIDALTALAGKHPDLDLSRVGVRGWSFGGWLAGLAVLRHPELFKCGIAGAPVTDWALYDTAYTERYLGSPEDGQDVYAHHSLVELAAEPVTAPDQARPLLLVHGLADDNVVAAHTLRLSAALLSTGRPHAVLPLTGATHMAANGTAERLLPLELEFLRTHLL, from the coding sequence GTGGACTTTCCGGAGCTGGCCGCCCGCACCCACCGGTTCAGCCACGGCGCGCCACGCGCTGTCTCCGTGGCCGAGGACGGCTCCCGGGTGATCTTCCTGCGCTCCGCCGGTCCGGAGGACCCGGCGGACGCGCTCTGGCTGCTGGACGTGGCGACCGCCGAGGAGCGCCTGGTCGCCGATCCGGAAACCCTGCTCGGCGAGGACGGGGACGTCAGGTCCCTCTCCCCCGGTGAGCGCGCGCTGCGGGAGCGGCTGCGGCTCAGCGCCGCCGGCATCGGCTCGTACGCGTTGGACGCCGCCGGTCGGGTCGCGGTGTTCGCACTGGCCGGGCGGTTGTTCCGGGCCGATCTGGTGCACGGCGACGTGGTGGAGGTGGCGGCCGTCGGTCCGGTGCTGGACCCGCGTCCGGACCCGACCGGGCAGCGGCTGGCGTACGTGACGGACGCGGCCGAGGGGGTGCGCCGGGGCGAGCTGCGGGTGATCGAGGCGGACGGCACCGACACCCTGCTGGCCGGCGAGGACGCCGGTGTGAGCTGGGGACTGGCCGAACACATCGCGGCTGAGGAGTTCGGTCGGTACCGGGGTTACTGGTGGGCTCCGGACGGCCGGATGGTGCTCGCCGCCCGGGTCGACGAGTCCCGCTTGGAACGCTGGCACCTGCACGACCCGGCCCAGCCGGCGAGCCCGCCGACCGCCGTCGCGTACCCCCGGGCCGGTGGGCCGAACGCCGAGGTCAGCCTGCACCTGCTCGACCTGGACGACGGCTGGGTGGACGTGCACTGGGACCGGGAGACCTACCCGTACCTGACCGGGGTCAGCTGGGTCGAGGGCAGCCCGTTGATCACCGTGCTGCGCCGCTCGCAGCAGCACGGGCTGGTGCTGGCGGTGGACCCCCGCACCGGCGAGACTCAGGTGCACGCCGAACTGGCCGACCCGCGTTGGGTCGAGCCGATCGCCGGCACCCCGGCGCACCTCCCGGACGGCCGCGTGCTGGTCGGCGGGGAGTTGGCCCACGACGGGTACGACGCGAGGTGCCTGTTCGCCGACGGCACCCTGCTCACCCCTCCGTCGCTGTACGTACGCCGGGTGGTGGGTCGACTGCCGGCCGCGTCCGGTCCGGCCGACCTGCTGGTCGAGGCGAGCGACGGCGAGCCGAGCGAGCGGCACCTCTTCCGGATCCGCACCACCATCGGCGGTGGGGTGGACGCGCGGCGGCTCACCACCGACTCCGGCTGGTACACCGCCGCGGTGGGCGGGGACGTGCTGGCGGTGGGTGTCGCGTCGCTGGACCACGCCGGGGTGCGGTGGACCGTGCGCCGCGGCGACCAGGAGCTGGCCGAGCTGCGGTCGTTCGCCGCCAACCCGCCGTATTCTCCGCTGCCGCTGCTGGAACGGGTGACCGACCGGCGGTTGCCGGCGGCGGTGCTCTACCCGGACAACCACGTGACGGGTCGACGGTTGCCGGTGCTGCTGGACATCTACGGCGGGCCGGGGCACCAGGAGGTCGTGGCGGCGCGGGCCGCGTGGTTGGAGCGGCAGTGGTGGGCCGACGCGGGGTTCGCGGTGGTCACCATCGACAACCGGGGTACGCCGGGAGTGGCGCCCTCGTTCGAGAAGGCGATCCACCGCCGGGTGGCCGACGTGATCCTCACCGACCAGATCGACGCGTTGACGGCACTGGCCGGCAAGCATCCCGACCTGGATCTGAGCCGGGTGGGGGTGCGCGGCTGGTCGTTCGGCGGGTGGCTGGCCGGGTTGGCGGTGCTGCGTCACCCGGAGTTGTTCAAGTGCGGCATCGCCGGTGCGCCGGTGACCGACTGGGCGCTGTACGACACCGCGTACACCGAGCGTTATCTGGGGTCGCCGGAGGACGGCCAGGACGTCTACGCGCACCATTCGCTCGTCGAGTTGGCCGCCGAGCCGGTCACCGCCCCCGACCAGGCCCGCCCGTTGCTGCTGGTGCACGGCCTGGCCGACGACAACGTGGTGGCCGCGCACACGCTCCGGCTGTCGGCGGCGCTGCTGAGCACCGGCCGCCCGCACGCCGTGCTGCCGCTGACCGGCGCGACGCACATGGCCGCGAACGGCACCGCCGAGCGCCTGCTCCCCCTGGAGCTGGAGTTCCTCCGTACCCACCTGTTGTGA
- the mshB gene encoding N-acetyl-1-D-myo-inositol-2-amino-2-deoxy-alpha-D-glucopyranoside deacetylase — translation MTVVTMLPDRRLLLVHAHPDDESIGTGSTMAHYAAQGAHVTLVTCTLGEEGEVHVPALSQLVAAEADQLGGYRIAELAAACAALGVGDHRFLGGAGRYRDSGMMGLATNEHPRAFWQADLDEAAGHLVEIMREVRPQVLVTYDPNGFYGHPDHIQAHRVAMRAVEVAAAEGCAPLKVYWTAMPLSVLEAGMTQFAESSDNPFGGIEDIADLPFGTPDADIAAQIDGTDQHLAKEAAMRAHATQIPANSWLYAIAGNFGGEFMGVEYFTLAVGEKGPGAGPYGWEDDLFAGLPEETGPDRSPVAAAGLR, via the coding sequence GTGACCGTCGTGACGATGTTGCCCGACCGCCGCCTGCTGCTGGTCCACGCGCACCCCGACGACGAGTCGATCGGCACCGGCTCGACGATGGCCCACTACGCCGCGCAGGGCGCGCACGTCACGCTGGTGACCTGCACCCTCGGCGAGGAGGGCGAGGTGCACGTCCCCGCGCTGTCCCAGCTCGTCGCCGCCGAGGCCGACCAGCTCGGCGGGTACCGGATCGCCGAACTGGCCGCCGCGTGCGCCGCGCTCGGCGTCGGCGACCACCGCTTCCTCGGCGGCGCCGGCCGCTACCGCGACTCGGGGATGATGGGGCTCGCCACCAACGAGCACCCCCGGGCCTTCTGGCAGGCCGACCTCGACGAGGCCGCCGGGCACCTGGTCGAGATCATGCGGGAGGTACGCCCGCAGGTGCTCGTCACGTACGACCCGAACGGCTTCTACGGGCACCCCGACCACATCCAGGCGCACCGGGTGGCGATGCGCGCCGTCGAGGTGGCCGCCGCCGAGGGGTGCGCCCCGCTCAAGGTCTACTGGACGGCGATGCCGCTCAGCGTGCTGGAGGCCGGGATGACCCAGTTCGCGGAATCCTCCGACAACCCGTTCGGCGGCATCGAGGACATCGCCGACCTGCCCTTCGGCACCCCGGACGCGGACATCGCCGCCCAGATCGACGGCACCGACCAGCACCTGGCCAAGGAAGCCGCGATGCGGGCGCACGCCACCCAGATTCCGGCCAACTCCTGGCTCTACGCGATCGCCGGGAACTTCGGCGGCGAGTTCATGGGCGTGGAGTACTTCACCCTCGCCGTGGGCGAGAAGGGCCCGGGCGCCGGGCCGTACGGCTGGGAGGACGACCTCTTCGCCGGGCTGCCCGAGGAGACCGGCCCGGACCGGTCTCCGGTCGCGGCGGCCGGTCTCCGGTGA
- a CDS encoding GNAT family N-acetyltransferase yields MLRQQDVGHRIVVRWIVGIREGRPLFSDALGELVELSETHLTLATAKGPLRVPVAQVHRAKRVPATRRPTAAAVVALERAADEAWPAPTRGRLGDWLLRSADGWTGRANSALPIGDPDRPLPAAVDAVERWYAEQGQPAMINTPLPLAAPVGTELDARGWTARPPTLVQTAPLPLPAEGRPAPRQGDAVSATSDVAGTWRGAVTEPATDAVAEPGTDAVAEVGTGAAGEVSPGAPGAWRGAVVELAAAPSEQWLAVAAGRKGGLPGAARHVLTAVDQVRFAHVYVDGALVAVGRGTVTGQGRWLGLSLIEVLPEARRRGLARQVIHELTAWGVSSGATHAFLQVEQHNTAAVTLYRRLGFTTHHTYLTRVAPR; encoded by the coding sequence GTGCTCCGACAGCAGGATGTGGGACACCGGATCGTGGTCCGCTGGATTGTGGGGATTCGCGAAGGCCGCCCACTGTTCTCCGATGCCCTCGGTGAGCTGGTGGAGCTGAGCGAGACTCATCTCACGCTGGCCACCGCGAAAGGACCGCTACGGGTGCCGGTGGCACAGGTGCACCGCGCCAAGCGCGTGCCGGCGACCCGTCGACCGACCGCGGCGGCCGTGGTGGCGCTGGAGCGGGCCGCCGACGAGGCCTGGCCGGCGCCGACGCGCGGCCGGCTCGGCGACTGGCTGCTCCGGTCCGCGGACGGCTGGACCGGGCGGGCCAACTCGGCGTTGCCGATCGGCGACCCGGACCGGCCGCTGCCCGCCGCCGTGGACGCTGTCGAGCGCTGGTACGCCGAGCAGGGCCAGCCCGCGATGATCAACACGCCGCTGCCGCTCGCCGCGCCGGTCGGCACGGAACTGGACGCCCGCGGCTGGACCGCCCGACCGCCGACACTGGTGCAGACCGCCCCACTCCCCCTGCCGGCCGAGGGCCGGCCGGCCCCGCGCCAGGGCGACGCGGTCAGCGCCACCTCCGACGTCGCCGGCACGTGGCGTGGCGCGGTCACCGAGCCGGCCACCGACGCGGTCGCCGAGCCGGGCACCGACGCGGTCGCCGAGGTGGGCACCGGCGCCGCCGGCGAGGTGTCCCCCGGTGCCCCCGGCGCGTGGCGCGGCGCGGTCGTCGAGCTGGCCGCCGCGCCGAGCGAGCAGTGGCTGGCCGTCGCCGCCGGACGCAAGGGCGGCCTACCCGGGGCCGCGCGGCACGTGCTCACCGCCGTGGACCAGGTCCGCTTCGCCCACGTGTACGTCGACGGCGCGCTGGTGGCCGTCGGCCGGGGCACGGTGACCGGCCAGGGGCGCTGGTTGGGCCTCAGCCTGATCGAGGTGCTGCCCGAGGCCCGCCGGCGAGGGCTGGCCCGTCAGGTCATCCACGAACTGACCGCCTGGGGCGTGTCGTCCGGAGCGACACACGCGTTCCTCCAGGTGGAGCAGCACAACACGGCGGCGGTCACGCTCTACCGGCGGCTCGGCTTCACCACCCACCACACCTACCTGACCCGGGTCGCCCCACGCTGA
- the fdxA gene encoding ferredoxin, which yields MTYIIAEPCVDVLDKACIEECPVDCIYEGNRMLYIHPDECVDCGACEPVCPVEAIFYEDDVPEQWKDYTGANYEFFEDLGSPGGASKVGKVEKDATFVAAQPPRGEGH from the coding sequence GTGACCTACATCATCGCCGAGCCGTGCGTGGATGTGCTCGACAAGGCATGCATCGAGGAGTGCCCGGTCGACTGCATTTACGAGGGCAACCGGATGCTCTACATCCACCCCGACGAGTGCGTCGACTGTGGTGCCTGTGAGCCCGTCTGCCCGGTGGAGGCGATCTTCTACGAGGACGACGTCCCGGAGCAGTGGAAGGACTACACCGGCGCCAACTACGAGTTCTTCGAGGATCTGGGCTCGCCCGGTGGTGCCTCGAAGGTCGGCAAGGTGGAGAAGGACGCCACCTTCGTCGCCGCGCAGCCGCCGCGCGGCGAGGGCCACTGA
- the dapC gene encoding succinyldiaminopimelate transaminase has product MNRSAPVSSRLPEFTWDTLDAAATLAAAHPEGLINLSMGTPVDPVPEVIRRALADASDAPGYPLTAGTPALRAAIAAWVSRACGAGVDGLGVLPTIGSKELVAWLPTLLGIGPGDVVVVPSIAYPTYEDGARLAGATVVRTDSLTSVGPTSRVRLVWVNSPGNPTGRVLPAAHLRKVVDWARERGAVVASDECYLPLGWSAEPVSVLSPQVSGGSYDGVLALHSLSKRSNLAGYRAGFVAGDPALVAELLKVRKHAGMIVPAPVQAAMVAALDDERHAEEQRERYRARREVLRAAFTEAGFTVEHSEAGLYLWLTRGEDCWETVDWLARRGILVAAGVFYGPTAGQYVRVALTESDEHVAAVAGRLRA; this is encoded by the coding sequence CTGAACCGGTCCGCGCCGGTCTCGTCACGGCTGCCCGAGTTCACCTGGGACACCCTGGACGCCGCGGCCACCCTGGCCGCGGCGCACCCGGAGGGCCTGATCAACCTCTCCATGGGTACGCCGGTCGACCCGGTGCCCGAGGTGATCCGTCGGGCCCTGGCTGACGCGTCCGACGCTCCCGGTTACCCGCTGACCGCCGGCACGCCGGCGTTGCGCGCCGCGATCGCGGCATGGGTGTCGAGGGCCTGCGGCGCGGGTGTCGACGGTCTCGGAGTGTTGCCGACGATCGGCTCGAAGGAGCTGGTCGCGTGGCTGCCCACCCTGCTCGGCATCGGTCCGGGTGACGTGGTGGTGGTGCCGTCGATCGCATACCCCACGTACGAGGACGGTGCCCGGCTGGCCGGTGCCACTGTCGTGCGTACCGACTCGCTCACCTCGGTCGGGCCGACCTCGCGGGTCCGGCTGGTCTGGGTCAACTCGCCCGGCAACCCGACCGGGCGGGTGCTGCCCGCAGCGCACCTCCGCAAGGTGGTCGACTGGGCCCGGGAGCGCGGCGCGGTGGTCGCCAGCGATGAGTGCTACCTGCCTCTGGGCTGGTCGGCGGAGCCGGTCTCCGTGCTGTCCCCGCAGGTCAGCGGTGGCAGCTACGACGGGGTGCTGGCTCTGCACTCGCTGTCCAAGCGGTCCAACCTGGCGGGCTACCGGGCCGGGTTCGTCGCCGGTGACCCGGCGCTCGTCGCCGAGCTGCTCAAGGTACGCAAGCACGCGGGCATGATCGTGCCCGCGCCCGTGCAGGCGGCGATGGTGGCCGCGCTGGACGACGAGCGACACGCCGAGGAGCAGCGGGAGCGCTACCGTGCCCGGCGTGAGGTGCTCCGGGCCGCGTTCACCGAGGCCGGGTTCACCGTCGAGCACTCCGAGGCGGGTCTCTACCTGTGGCTCACCCGCGGTGAGGACTGCTGGGAGACAGTCGACTGGCTGGCCCGTCGAGGCATCCTGGTGGCTGCCGGAGTGTTCTACGGCCCCACCGCCGGGCAGTACGTCCGGGTCGCGCTGACCGAGTCCGACGAGCACGTCGCGGCGGTCGCCGGCCGGCTGCGGGCCTGA
- a CDS encoding prephenate dehydrogenase, producing the protein MTDGTTGRYAGVRAAVIGTGLIGGSVLLRLAEVGLDVAGWDPDPATRERAQLRGVLAPATVEQAVAGRDVVFLCGPLPTLAHTLARVAELTAPGCVLTDVGSTKVEVTEAADRLGLADRFVPGHPMAGAESAGLTAASPTLLTGAAWVLCPAPGTATAAFRWLTGLLVEVFAARVVPMSASAHDSAAALASHVPHLLAGALAGATQRAPLRDAVLTLAAGSFSDGTRVAGTPAERTANMLLGNRDRVLHELDEVRAFLDGLAAALRADDAPALIARYAEARAARCALADRRFTGAIREFPVDGDGAAEVAWLRGLGEVGGHLTGCQVDSEAVSYTARLPVAD; encoded by the coding sequence ATGACCGACGGCACGACCGGGCGGTACGCCGGGGTACGCGCGGCCGTGATCGGCACCGGCCTGATCGGCGGCTCCGTGCTGCTGCGCCTGGCCGAGGTCGGCCTGGACGTCGCCGGATGGGATCCGGACCCGGCCACCCGTGAACGGGCGCAACTCCGGGGCGTGCTCGCCCCGGCCACTGTCGAGCAGGCCGTGGCCGGTCGGGACGTGGTCTTCCTCTGCGGTCCGCTGCCCACACTCGCGCACACCCTAGCCCGGGTGGCCGAGCTGACCGCACCCGGCTGCGTGCTCACCGACGTGGGCAGCACCAAGGTCGAGGTGACCGAGGCGGCCGATCGACTCGGGCTGGCCGACCGGTTCGTTCCCGGGCACCCGATGGCCGGTGCGGAGTCCGCCGGCCTGACCGCCGCCTCGCCGACGCTGCTGACCGGTGCCGCCTGGGTGCTCTGCCCGGCCCCGGGCACCGCGACGGCGGCCTTCCGCTGGCTGACCGGGCTGCTGGTGGAGGTGTTCGCCGCCCGCGTCGTACCGATGTCGGCGTCGGCGCACGACTCGGCGGCGGCGCTCGCCTCGCACGTGCCGCACCTGCTGGCCGGGGCGCTGGCCGGTGCGACGCAGCGGGCGCCGCTGCGCGACGCCGTGCTGACGCTGGCCGCCGGCAGTTTCTCCGACGGCACACGGGTGGCCGGCACGCCGGCCGAGCGGACCGCGAACATGCTGCTCGGCAACCGCGACCGGGTCCTGCACGAGCTGGACGAGGTCCGCGCCTTCCTGGACGGGCTGGCCGCCGCCCTGCGGGCCGACGACGCACCGGCGCTCATCGCCCGGTACGCGGAGGCCAGGGCTGCCCGCTGCGCGTTGGCGGACCGGCGATTCACCGGTGCGATCCGGGAGTTCCCGGTCGACGGCGACGGTGCCGCCGAGGTGGCCTGGTTGCGCGGGCTGGGCGAGGTCGGCGGGCACCTGACCGGGTGTCAGGTCGACTCCGAGGCGGTTTCCTACACCGCACGGCTCCCGGTGGCTGACTAG
- a CDS encoding SIMPL domain-containing protein, with the protein MATDGPVVQVRGEAYREVPPELARFAVTATARDRDREATLTRLAERAAAVRVLLDGSGPTVARRETGDLRVRPETRRSGERVVAWHGSVTTTVTVTDFTALGELMLRLADQDQVEVAGPWWELRPDSPAHREARHAAIGDALLRAREYAEALGARVTALIELADAGPADRPMFARAAFAGGGAGGRAPELELDPQPQTVQAAVQARFTISDPVLD; encoded by the coding sequence ATGGCGACGGACGGGCCGGTGGTGCAGGTGCGCGGCGAGGCGTACCGGGAAGTGCCGCCCGAGCTGGCCCGGTTCGCGGTCACCGCGACAGCGCGTGACCGGGACCGGGAGGCGACGCTGACCCGGTTGGCCGAGCGGGCTGCCGCCGTCCGGGTGCTGCTCGACGGCTCTGGTCCCACTGTGGCTCGGCGGGAGACCGGCGACCTGCGGGTGCGGCCGGAGACCCGGCGTTCGGGCGAGCGGGTGGTCGCGTGGCACGGCAGCGTGACGACCACCGTCACCGTCACCGACTTCACCGCTCTGGGTGAGCTGATGCTCCGGTTGGCCGACCAGGACCAGGTCGAGGTGGCCGGGCCCTGGTGGGAGCTTCGCCCGGACAGCCCCGCGCACCGGGAGGCCCGACACGCCGCAATCGGCGACGCGTTGCTGCGCGCCCGGGAGTACGCGGAGGCGCTCGGTGCCCGGGTCACCGCCCTGATCGAGTTGGCCGACGCCGGCCCTGCCGACCGGCCGATGTTCGCCCGCGCGGCGTTCGCCGGGGGTGGCGCGGGTGGTCGTGCGCCGGAGCTTGAGCTGGACCCGCAGCCGCAGACGGTGCAGGCGGCGGTGCAGGCGCGGTTCACCATCAGCGACCCGGTCCTCGACTGA
- a CDS encoding nucleoside/nucleotide kinase family protein produces MPPAQVLSVDELVERALVLAEAGPRQLLGIAGAPGAGKSTLAELIVAEVGPTARLVPMDGFHLAQSQLVRLGRADRKGAADTFDANGYVSMLRRLRRLEPTSVYAPEFRRELEEPVAGAIEVQPSVRLVVTEGNYLLLHDDPWWEIPPLLHETWFLDLDAEIRHRRLTARHEAFGRSPEQAREWALGSDEANAALITPTAERADLVVRLPEPPAA; encoded by the coding sequence ATGCCACCGGCCCAGGTGCTGTCCGTCGACGAGCTGGTCGAACGGGCGCTGGTGTTGGCCGAGGCCGGGCCCCGACAGCTGCTCGGCATCGCCGGCGCGCCGGGTGCTGGGAAGTCCACGCTGGCCGAGTTGATCGTCGCCGAGGTCGGGCCGACCGCCCGGCTGGTGCCGATGGACGGCTTCCACCTGGCCCAGTCGCAACTGGTCCGACTGGGCCGCGCGGACCGCAAGGGCGCGGCGGACACCTTCGACGCCAACGGGTACGTCTCGATGCTGCGCCGGTTGCGTCGCCTGGAGCCGACCTCGGTCTACGCCCCGGAGTTCCGGCGGGAGCTGGAGGAGCCGGTCGCCGGGGCGATCGAGGTGCAGCCGTCGGTACGACTGGTGGTGACCGAGGGCAACTATCTGCTGCTGCACGACGACCCGTGGTGGGAGATCCCGCCGCTGCTGCACGAGACGTGGTTCCTGGACCTGGACGCGGAGATCCGCCACCGGCGGCTGACCGCCCGGCACGAGGCGTTCGGGCGGTCGCCGGAGCAGGCCCGCGAGTGGGCGCTGGGCAGTGACGAGGCCAACGCGGCGCTGATCACCCCCACCGCCGAGCGGGCCGACCTGGTGGTCCGCCTTCCCGAGCCACCGGCGGCCTGA
- a CDS encoding sugar O-acetyltransferase, with amino-acid sequence MKDRMLAGEPYLADDPEIIADLDRAALLMERFNTSAATDPRARLEALRDLLGELGEGTWIRPPFHCDYGWQIRIGPRSFVNYQCVFLDVAPIVIGADVQIGPNVQLLTPTHPVEPGPRRDKWEAAKPITIEDNVWLGGGAIVLAGVTIGANTVVGAGAVVTRDLPPNVVAVGNPARAVRELG; translated from the coding sequence ATGAAGGACCGCATGCTCGCCGGCGAGCCCTACCTCGCCGACGATCCCGAGATCATCGCTGACCTGGACCGCGCCGCCCTGCTGATGGAACGCTTCAACACCAGCGCCGCAACCGATCCGCGAGCCCGCCTCGAGGCGCTCCGCGACCTGCTCGGCGAACTGGGCGAGGGCACATGGATCCGCCCGCCGTTCCACTGTGACTACGGCTGGCAGATCCGGATCGGGCCACGCAGCTTCGTCAACTACCAGTGCGTATTCCTCGACGTCGCGCCGATCGTCATCGGTGCCGACGTCCAGATCGGACCGAACGTGCAGCTCCTGACCCCGACACATCCGGTGGAGCCCGGTCCGCGCCGCGACAAGTGGGAGGCCGCCAAGCCGATCACCATCGAGGACAACGTGTGGCTCGGCGGCGGTGCCATCGTGCTCGCCGGCGTGACGATCGGTGCGAACACCGTCGTCGGCGCGGGCGCTGTGGTCACCCGGGACCTGCCGCCCAACGTGGTCGCCGTCGGCAACCCCGCCCGAGCGGTCCGCGAACTGGGCTGA